GCTGGCGGAGCATCCGCAGGCAAATTTGTCGCAGCCTCCCATGTCGTATTAAACATTGCGGGGGCGCTGCTATTTATGCCGCTGATCGGCCAGCTGCATGCAGCCTCGGCCTGGCTATCAGCGGATAACGGGGCGCAGATTGCGCACGCCCAGACCCTTTTTAACGTCACCAGTTCAATGCTTGCATTGCCTTTCTGTTACTTGCCGATTTGGCACAAAAAACCACCGGTCTCCACCCCAGTGGCGAAGTCACCCATGGCCTGATGTTCAAAACTCTCTCAACAAACAGTAGCGTTACGTCATTCAATAGAAAACAGCTATACGTTAATGCCTAATTTGTTCAGCGCCACTCGTAAAATGTCATCGTTATTATCGTATCCACTATGCTGCTGTCTAGACCAAGCTTCTTCAGGAGCGTACCAATCCACACCTTTGATTTCTTCAATCTGAGGCTGCAGGTCGCCGCTTTCCGCTTCAACGAGATAATAATGAACTTCCTTGTCCACCGGACCAAACTCTGCATGCTGATACGTATAGGAAATGATATCGACGGGTTCTACTATTCGGCCGACCATGCCTGTCTCTTCCAGAATCTCACGCAGCGCGGTCTGTTCCACCGTTTCTCCATCTTCCATTTTGCCCTTGGCGAGAGTCGTTTTGCCGTAGCGATCTACAATCAGTTGAATTTGAAGCTTTCCGTCTTCTCCCGTGCGGTAGACGACTCCGCCTGCCGAAATTTCTTTTCTGTTCATGTTGCTCTCCCCCATTACGGAATTGTCTTCATCTTTTTTGGAAAAAGAAGGACCTCATCTCCACGGGTACGCTCCCCAAGGAAATGAAATCCTTGTTTCTGACGCCTCGATTACATCGCTGCGGACTTGAGATTTTCTTCCAACACACGAACCAGCGTAGCCTGGCTTTCATTCACACCCGCTTCGGTCACTTTGACACGGCATACCTTGCCGACCATATCCATCGAACCATCAAAGACCAGCTGAATGTAGTTGTCACTGTAACCGTGCAGTTTACCACTGCCTTCACGGCCCTTGGCTTCACCTTCAGGAATGACATCCAGTACTTGTCCCACAAACTGCTTGGCGTATGCCAGTTGCATTTGCTCGGATAGATCAATCAGTTCATGCACGCGTGCATTTTTGACTTCTTCATCCACCTGATCTTCCATACGTGCTGCCGGTGTTCCGGTACGCTTGGAATATGGGAATACGTGCATTTCGGAAAAACCAATTTTTTTCATCAACTCGTAGCCATTACGGAACATCTCATCCGTCTCACCCGGGAACCCAACAATAACGTCAGTTGTGATCGCTACATCCGGCATCGCTTCCCGAATGCGAAGCATTTTATTGTAAAACTCTTCGGTCGTATATTTACGGCGCATACGTTTCAGTACGGTATCATCGCCCGCTTGCAGCGGAATGTGGAAGTGGCGTACGAGTTTGTCTGAACGTTTGATCACATCCAGCATCCGATCATCAATCTGACTGGCTTCGATCGAACTGATCCGAATACGCTCCAGGCCTTCAACTTTGTCCAAGTCCCATAGGAGATCCGTCAGATCGTAATTCTCCATGTCATCCCCGTATCCACCAGTATGAATGCCTGTCAGGACAATTTCCTTGTACCCGGCGTGCACCAGTTGATGAGCCTGTTGGATGATGCTATTTGCTTCCCGGCTACGGGAAAGTCCACGTGACCACGGAATAATGCAGAACGTACAGAAGTTATTGCAGCCATCCTGAATTTTCAGAAATGCACGGGTACGATCGGCAAAATCCGGTACGTCCATCTCTTCAAATACCCGCGTTTTCATGATGTTGCGCACAGCATTGACGGGCTGACGTGATTCCTGAATTTCATTGACATATGGCAAAATTTTGTCCCGATCCTGTGTACCGATAACAAGATCCACACCAGGGATGTCCAAAATCTCTGCCGGAGAAGTTTGCGCATAACAGCCTGTAACGGCTACAATCGCATCCGGGTTGCGCCGAATGGCACGACGGATAATCTGGCGGCTCTTTTTGTCGCCGGTATTGGTTACTGTACAAGTATTAATCAAGTATACATCCGCTGTCTGTTCGTCAAAGTCTACCTGATCGTATCCTTCGTTTTTGAACAATTGCCAAATCGCCTCTGTATCATAAAAATTAACTTTGCAGCCTAAGGTGTAAAACGCCACGGATGGCATAATTACATTCCCCCCATTTCTCCGGATTCATATAAGACGCAAGTTAGCGCCGCCATTCCAGCTGTCTCGGCCCGCAAGATGCGTTTGCCCAGTCCAACGGATACAGCACCCGCCTGATCGGCTTCAATCGTTTCCCTCTCCGAGAATCCACCCTCAGGTCCAACAACGATCAACACTTCAGCACTCGCACCAGGTGCAAGTTGCTCCACAAACGGCTTCAATGCGTCTCTTAATTGCTTGCCGTTTTCCTTTTCATAACAATAACATACCAGACTGTAGCCCTCAAAAGAAGATAGCAGCCCTTTCCAGGAAAGTGGCTGCTCGACGGATGGAATGCGGTTCCGATGGCTTTGTTCAGCGGCTTCCTTGGCGATTTTCCGCCACCGCTCCAACCGTTTGCCTTCTTTCTTGGCATCATATTGCACAATCGTACGCTCAGACAGGAAAGGAACAAAGGAAACTGCTCCGATCTCTGTACATCTTTGGATGACCGTCTCCATCTTATCGCCTTTTGGCAAGCTCTGAGCCACGGTTACACGTATCCGTGCTTCATGGTCCATTTCGAGAGGTTCCACAATATTCGCTGTTACTTGCTGGGCTTCGATGCTTTCAATCTCCACCAAAGCTTCTTTGGAGTTTCCGTCACTGACAATCAGTTTATCTCCAGGTTTACCACGCATCACTTTGCCGATATGGCGCGCATCATCACCCGTGATGACTACGGAATGTTCATTAAACTGTTCTGCAGATACAAAATAACGCTGCATTCGTCTATCCACCCATTCTGTCCTGTTATGACTGGAATTCACCCCGCCTGATGGCAGGCGTGAATCCAATCGCCACAGATGATCATACAACTTTTATGTCTATCTGACCAGTATTTCAGCCCTAGAGGTACGTGTTGCTTATCGATATAATTCAATGATTAGTTTTGCCAGATCCACATACATCGTTTGTGCAAACTCATACAACGGTTGAATCGTCACATTTTGCAGCGGAGGTATAACCAAAATCAGCAGGAAGATAAAAATCGACCATTGCTCCACTCCTTGCAGCTTGCGACTGATAGATGGTGGCAATACGTCTTCAAGAATCCGATAACCATCCAGGGGTGGCAACGGTATAAGGTTAAACAGAAACAAGAAAAAGTTCGTCAGGTTAAAAATAGAGAAAAACATGGATATCGCTGTGAGCAATCGCTCATTTTCTATACTCCCCAGCGCTCCTGAACCAACCAATGAAGCGTAAATAATTGTACCAATAATCGCAAGTAGCAGATTGCTTAGTGGCCCTGCTGCAGAGACGATAACACCCATCAATCTTGGTTTGTCAAAGTTCGCCCGATTAACTGGAACGGGTCGTGCCCAACCGAAGCCAGCAATAACGAGCAATAGCACCCCAAACAAGTCAAAGTGTACGACCGGATTGAGGGTAACCCGGCCTAGCAGCTTGGCTGTTGGATCACCGAATTTGTTGGCAAAATAGGCATGAGAGAATTCATGGACCGTAAAAGCAATCAGGATCGTCAACAGGAAAAACGGAAGTTGATCCAGTGGATAACGAAAAAACGAGTTTAAATCCATCGGTTACCTCTTTCTGGCCACAAACGCGATCCAGTCCTCATCGCGATGAACCGAACTTATTTCGAAGCCGGAAGCAACGAGCGCATCATGGACAAGCTGCTCTTTATTTTTCCAAATGCCTGAAGTAATATAAACACCGCCAGACTCAAGCGCATGATAGACATCATCCACAAATAGCATAATAATTTCGGCCAAAATATTGGCAACAATAACTTTCACCGGAAGCTTCACGCCCAGCGCAGGGTCCTGACTGCCCAGAACAGACAGCAAATCACTCTCTTTCACCGTAATTTGTTGTGCCAGCCCATTCAGTTCTACATTTTCTTTGGCACTTGCTACCGCAACCGGATCGAGGTCAAGCGCCAACACATGTTTTGCACCGAGATGAACAGCTCCAATGGCCAAGATGCCAGAGCCTGTACCTACGTCGATGACTTCCTCGCCACCCTGAATGACCGATTCCAGTGTACGTAGACAAAGCGAAGTGGTTGGATGTGTTCCCGTACCAAACGCCATGCCTGGATCAAGCTCAATAATTTTCTCATTTGGGCTTTCCGGCGTATACTCTTCCCATGTCGGTTTAATGGTTAGACGTTCCGAGACACGTACTGGCTTGAAATATTGTTTCCAGGCGTTCGCCCAGTCATTTTCATCCACTGTTCGAGTCTCAAAACGAACCTCACCCGTTTGGATATCGAATTCGGAAAGCTGCGCAATGCGTGGACTCACTTCAGATTGCAATGCGTCCATGTCCGTACCTTCGGAGAAGTATCCTTTAATGACCGCAAAGCCTTCAGGAATATCATTCAAAGGAGACTCGTACAATTCGCCATACGTCGTATCCCGTTTTTTATTTAAAGTACCGGACTCTTCAATCGAGACCCCTCCAGCACCCGCTTCATGTAAAAAATTCGAAATCATCTCCACAGCTTCTTCTGTGGTATGTATTGTTAGTTCATGCCATAACATACTTCGTTTTTCCTCCTCATTTTTCAAACATCCCAACTATTGTACTACACAAGCGAGCAGGAGTACAAAACCGCGGCAGTAAAGAAACAACAAAAACAGGATACCCGCAGCCTGACTGCTCGAATACCCTGTTTTAATTATGACTAAACTCGATTAACTTGTTAGCAAAAGCGTCCACCGTTCTGCGTAATCATCTCTGCAGCTTGCGGGAGAGAGTCACTGGATACGGATACGGTCAGCAAGATTTCTTGCTTGGACCTGCCTTCAGAGCCAGCATCCGGATCGTCATACACTTGTCCACCCGACAACACCTCGGTCTCATCGCTAATGAGGGAAAGTACATTCAGCTCACCACTGAATCCCCCAATCACAGCCATAGTCGAATTATCTGTGCTCTCAGGCGCTTCCAGATCCACTGAAGACGATGAGTCATTCAGACTCTCGATACTCAACTGGTTTGGGTGCAGCAATTCCAGAGCTCTGCGTGCAGATTCAGCCTCGGACCAGCTCGTAAACACCGCTTCGATAATCACTGCAGAGCGATCTTCAGTCATGAATCTCCCGACCCTGACGACGATCGGCCGCTTCACTGCGGCGCAAAGCCTCTATATCTTCATGATCCGCAGCTTCGGCACTGAATTCCACATCCTCATTTTTGGCGGACTGCATCCGCTTCATCTTTTCCGTTTTCGTTAAAATCTTGCCTGGACGTTCATGTTCTGCCATCGTTATGTTCCTCCTTCAAATTGTATAAGTTCAACTAAAGAGTATTTACACTGACACTCCGATGACAGAACAACCTTCCGATCGCTGTTATCCCCAGATTTTTTTGATTCCCTTCCTTAAAAGGGAAAATCCAGGGATAAAGGCGAACGCTTCGCTTCTCCAAGTTTTTTCTGTCCTCTCCGTTATCGTGTAAATGTTTAGGTTGAAACTTATATAGATGCTCAGTGAATAGAAATTAATTGAAAAACTAAATCATACCGCCGGCTTGTTCGATAATGGATAGGGCACGATGATGTACTGCCTCGTCAACAACGACGGTCAGTAATACATCTCTGCCTGTCGGGCCCTCTTGTCCGCCATCGCTCATACCGCTTGCAGAAGGATCTGCTGCAGCCATGATTCCCGCGCTGGCATTTGTGCCTAGAGCACCTGGTACCCAGGAAGAAAAACTGCCGGAAACACCCGGCGTATAGGATGCTCCACTTGGCCCGACACCCGCGTAACGACTGAATCGATTGATAGACAGGTCTTCCACTCGTAATGCCTCCAGTTTTTTGGCTGCCCCTTCCGCTTGCTCCGGGCTATGGAAATAAGCCAAAATATTTTTTTCGGTCATCCGGTTCACCTGCTTCCCTAGTTTCGGCACATCAGTAAACCACTGAATGCTCATGTCTGGTATCTTTCCGCAAGCGTGCCCATATTATGCAAAAAAGGACACCCTGCGGAAAAACCGCTGTGGTGTCCTTTTTTAAATTAATGATTAAGACTCAGTCTCCACGGAATGCCCGTTTCACCCGGTCAAAAAAGGATTGCTCATGCTCATGAGTTTGTTCTCCATCCAGCGCAGCAATTTGGCGAAGCAGATCTTTCTGCTCGTCATTCAGCTTGCTAGGCGTAACTACAACGACTTTCACATGCTGATCCCCTTGCCCCATACCGCGCAGGCGTGGTACGCCTTTGCCTTTGAGACGGAAATACGTTCCTGTCTGTGTACCGGCAGGTACTTTCAGCTTCACTTTCTCGGACAGCGTTGGAATTTCAATCTCATCTCCCAATGCTGCCTGAGCGAAGGTAAGCGGAATTTCGCAATAGATATCATCGCCTTCACGCTCGAAGAAATCATGTGATTTCACACGGATGACAATATACAGATCTCCTGCTGGTCCTCCGCGCAGACCACCTTCACCTTCACCAGTCATACGCAATTGAGCGCCATCATCTACACCCGCTGGAATGCGAACATGAATTTTGCGTTGTTTACGTACTTTACCGCTGCCGCTGCACGTAGTACATTTTTCCTTGATAATTTGTCCCGAACCATTACAGTTCGAACAAGCACGACGGTTGACCATACGGCCAAACGGTGTATTTTGAACCACTTCCTGTTGACCACTACCTTGGCAGACGGAACAGGTTTCTGGTTTGGTTCCCGGTTTCGCACCTGAGCCATGACAAGTATCACAGCCTTCGGTACGAGGAATGGTAATGTCAGTTTCCTTACCAAATACCGCTTCCTTGAACTCAATCGTCATGGTGTATTGCAGATCGTTCCCCCGTTGCGGAGCATTTGGATCACGTCGTCCACCGCCACCGCCAAAGAACATATCGAAGATGTCGCCAAAGCCGCCGCCGCCAAAATCGCCACCGCCGCCGAATCCGCCCTGATTTGGATCAATATGACCGTATTGATCATACTGCGCCCGCTTCTGGCCGTCACTGACCACATCATAAGCTTCTTTAACTTCCTTAAACTTGGCTTCCGCGTCAGCAGCCTTGTTTACGTCAGGGTGATACTGACGGGCAAGCTTGCGGTATGCCTTTTTGATTTCCTCGTCGCTGGCATTTTTGCCGACGCCGAGTACCTCATAATAATCACGTTTTTCAGCCACTCTTCCACCCCCATATCATTCACCATATCGCACATCGTGACAAAAGGAAAGCCAAAGCACGGGAGCCCCGGCTATGACTTTCCCTTCGATCCGAACGTCACCGATGATTAATTCACTAGAAATCGTGAATTAGTTTTGTTTTTTATCTTCATCCACAACTTCGTAATCAGCGTCTACGACGTTGTCACGTTTTGCAGAACCTTGTTGCTCTTCAGCACCTTGAGCTGCTTGCTCTTGAGCTTGTGCTTGCTCATACAGTTTTACAGACAGTTGTTGAACGATCTCTGTCAATTCTTCTGTAGCGGCTTTGATGTCTTCCAGATTGTCGGAAGCCAGAACGCCTTGCAGTTTTTCTTTTGCAGCATTCGCTTTTTCAACTTCACCAGCGTCAGCTTTTTCGCCAAGATCTTTGATCGTTTTGTCAACAGAGTAGATCAGTTGATCTGCGCTGTTTTTCGCTTCAACGAGTTCTTTGCGTTTTTTGTCTTCTTCAGCATGCAACTCAGCATCTTTCATCATTTGTTCAACTTCAGCATCGCTCAGACCGCTGGAAGAAGTGATGGTGATTTTTTGAGTTTTGTTAGTACCTTTGTCTGTTGCAGATACGTTAACAATACCGTTAGCATCAATATCGAAGCTAACTTCGATTTGTGGAACGCCACGTGGAGCTGGAGGAATATCTCCCAGCATGAAGCGACCGAGGGATTTGTTACCCGCTGCCATCTCACGCTCCCCTTGCAGAACATGAATCTCAACGCTTGGTTGGTTGTCTGCATAAGTGGAGAACACTTGGGATTTGCTTGTAGGGATCGTTGTGTTGCGCTCGATCATTTTAGTGAATACGCCACCCGCAGTTTCAATACCCAGGGACAATGGAGTTACGTCAAGCAATACAACGTCTTTCACGTCACCTGTCAGTACGCCCGCTTGTACAGCAGCACCCAAAGCTACAACTTCATCCGGGTTAACACCTTTGTGAGGGTCTTTACCTGTCAGTTTTTTAATTGCTTCCTGTACTGCAGGAATACGTGTGGAACCACCAACCAAGACGATTTTGTCGATATCGTTAGCTGTCATTCCAGCATCGCTCAGTGCACGACGAGTTGGTTCAAGCGTACGCTCAACCAGACCAGCAGAGATTTCTTCGAATTTCGCACGGCTCAGGTTCAACTCCAAATGTTGAGGAACGCCATCAGCCACAGTAATGAACGGCAGGGAAATAGTTGTAGTCAATACGCCGGAAAGTTCTTTTTTCGCTTTTTCTGCTGCATCTTTCAAACGTTGAACCGCTGCTTTATCTTTACTCAAGTCAATGCCTTGATCTTTTTTGAACTCACTTACGAGATAATCAATGATCACTTGGTCAAAGTCATCGCCACCCAGTTGGTTAT
This window of the Paenibacillus marchantiae genome carries:
- a CDS encoding NUDIX hydrolase, yielding MNRKEISAGGVVYRTGEDGKLQIQLIVDRYGKTTLAKGKMEDGETVEQTALREILEETGMVGRIVEPVDIISYTYQHAEFGPVDKEVHYYLVEAESGDLQPQIEEIKGVDWYAPEEAWSRQQHSGYDNNDDILRVALNKLGINV
- the mtaB gene encoding tRNA (N(6)-L-threonylcarbamoyladenosine(37)-C(2))-methylthiotransferase MtaB, with the protein product MPSVAFYTLGCKVNFYDTEAIWQLFKNEGYDQVDFDEQTADVYLINTCTVTNTGDKKSRQIIRRAIRRNPDAIVAVTGCYAQTSPAEILDIPGVDLVIGTQDRDKILPYVNEIQESRQPVNAVRNIMKTRVFEEMDVPDFADRTRAFLKIQDGCNNFCTFCIIPWSRGLSRSREANSIIQQAHQLVHAGYKEIVLTGIHTGGYGDDMENYDLTDLLWDLDKVEGLERIRISSIEASQIDDRMLDVIKRSDKLVRHFHIPLQAGDDTVLKRMRRKYTTEEFYNKMLRIREAMPDVAITTDVIVGFPGETDEMFRNGYELMKKIGFSEMHVFPYSKRTGTPAARMEDQVDEEVKNARVHELIDLSEQMQLAYAKQFVGQVLDVIPEGEAKGREGSGKLHGYSDNYIQLVFDGSMDMVGKVCRVKVTEAGVNESQATLVRVLEENLKSAAM
- a CDS encoding 16S rRNA (uracil(1498)-N(3))-methyltransferase, whose amino-acid sequence is MQRYFVSAEQFNEHSVVITGDDARHIGKVMRGKPGDKLIVSDGNSKEALVEIESIEAQQVTANIVEPLEMDHEARIRVTVAQSLPKGDKMETVIQRCTEIGAVSFVPFLSERTIVQYDAKKEGKRLERWRKIAKEAAEQSHRNRIPSVEQPLSWKGLLSSFEGYSLVCYCYEKENGKQLRDALKPFVEQLAPGASAEVLIVVGPEGGFSERETIEADQAGAVSVGLGKRILRAETAGMAALTCVLYESGEMGGM
- a CDS encoding site-2 protease family protein; its protein translation is MDLNSFFRYPLDQLPFFLLTILIAFTVHEFSHAYFANKFGDPTAKLLGRVTLNPVVHFDLFGVLLLVIAGFGWARPVPVNRANFDKPRLMGVIVSAAGPLSNLLLAIIGTIIYASLVGSGALGSIENERLLTAISMFFSIFNLTNFFLFLFNLIPLPPLDGYRILEDVLPPSISRKLQGVEQWSIFIFLLILVIPPLQNVTIQPLYEFAQTMYVDLAKLIIELYR
- the prmA gene encoding 50S ribosomal protein L11 methyltransferase; translation: MLWHELTIHTTEEAVEMISNFLHEAGAGGVSIEESGTLNKKRDTTYGELYESPLNDIPEGFAVIKGYFSEGTDMDALQSEVSPRIAQLSEFDIQTGEVRFETRTVDENDWANAWKQYFKPVRVSERLTIKPTWEEYTPESPNEKIIELDPGMAFGTGTHPTTSLCLRTLESVIQGGEEVIDVGTGSGILAIGAVHLGAKHVLALDLDPVAVASAKENVELNGLAQQITVKESDLLSVLGSQDPALGVKLPVKVIVANILAEIIMLFVDDVYHALESGGVYITSGIWKNKEQLVHDALVASGFEISSVHRDEDWIAFVARKR
- a CDS encoding YfhD family protein is translated as MAEHERPGKILTKTEKMKRMQSAKNEDVEFSAEAADHEDIEALRRSEAADRRQGREIHD
- the dnaJ gene encoding molecular chaperone DnaJ, with amino-acid sequence MAEKRDYYEVLGVGKNASDEEIKKAYRKLARQYHPDVNKAADAEAKFKEVKEAYDVVSDGQKRAQYDQYGHIDPNQGGFGGGGDFGGGGFGDIFDMFFGGGGGRRDPNAPQRGNDLQYTMTIEFKEAVFGKETDITIPRTEGCDTCHGSGAKPGTKPETCSVCQGSGQQEVVQNTPFGRMVNRRACSNCNGSGQIIKEKCTTCSGSGKVRKQRKIHVRIPAGVDDGAQLRMTGEGEGGLRGGPAGDLYIVIRVKSHDFFEREGDDIYCEIPLTFAQAALGDEIEIPTLSEKVKLKVPAGTQTGTYFRLKGKGVPRLRGMGQGDQHVKVVVVTPSKLNDEQKDLLRQIAALDGEQTHEHEQSFFDRVKRAFRGD
- the dnaK gene encoding molecular chaperone DnaK gives rise to the protein MSKVIGIDLGTTNSCVAVMEGGEAVVIPNPEGARTTPSVVGFKKDGERVVGETAKRQAITNPDRTIISIKRHMGTSHKETIDSKDYSPQEISAIILQKLKSDAEAYLGQTVTQAVITVPAYFNDSQRQATKDAGKIAGLEVLRIVNEPTAAALAYGMEKSEDQTILVYDLGGGTFDVSILELGDGFFEVKATSGDNQLGGDDFDQVIIDYLVSEFKKDQGIDLSKDKAAVQRLKDAAEKAKKELSGVLTTTISLPFITVADGVPQHLELNLSRAKFEEISAGLVERTLEPTRRALSDAGMTANDIDKIVLVGGSTRIPAVQEAIKKLTGKDPHKGVNPDEVVALGAAVQAGVLTGDVKDVVLLDVTPLSLGIETAGGVFTKMIERNTTIPTSKSQVFSTYADNQPSVEIHVLQGEREMAAGNKSLGRFMLGDIPPAPRGVPQIEVSFDIDANGIVNVSATDKGTNKTQKITITSSSGLSDAEVEQMMKDAELHAEEDKKRKELVEAKNSADQLIYSVDKTIKDLGEKADAGEVEKANAAKEKLQGVLASDNLEDIKAATEELTEIVQQLSVKLYEQAQAQEQAAQGAEEQQGSAKRDNVVDADYEVVDEDKKQN